In Altererythrobacter rubellus, the following are encoded in one genomic region:
- a CDS encoding NADH:flavin oxidoreductase/NADH oxidase family protein, which produces MTKSPLFAPLTLPNGSTLPNRICKAAMEENMAVQPGQYPGEKLFALYRQWAKGGTGLLLSGNVMVDPSALTGPGGVVLQKGTELAPFKKWAEIGQSFGGQFWLQISHPGRQLYKSLGETAVSPSGVELNLGKFSSLFAPVRRLEVGEIEAIITRFADTAELAEQAGFDGVQIHGAHGYLISQFLSPLTNKRDDEWGGSLENRARFLLRIVEAVRQRVKLSFGVGLKLNSADFQRGGFEFEDARQVLEWLNGHGLDFVELSGGSYESPAMQGNPQEGSTPSSSTAARETYFIDFARQIAKVADMPIMVTGGITKMEVAEAALAKDETGFGVQLLGIARALASDPDLPKHWREGTNANVSLPQAGFKDATLNGLATMALTKQQLEKMAKNKPPGDGGSAVIALVADQYRAAKRAKGYRKWRAN; this is translated from the coding sequence ATGACCAAGAGCCCATTGTTTGCACCATTGACGTTGCCCAATGGCAGCACGCTACCCAACCGCATCTGCAAGGCTGCGATGGAAGAAAATATGGCCGTGCAGCCGGGGCAATACCCGGGGGAGAAGCTGTTCGCGCTTTACCGCCAATGGGCGAAGGGCGGCACAGGCTTGCTCCTGTCCGGCAATGTTATGGTTGACCCTAGCGCGCTGACCGGTCCAGGCGGTGTGGTGCTGCAGAAAGGCACTGAGTTGGCGCCGTTCAAGAAATGGGCAGAGATCGGCCAATCCTTTGGTGGGCAATTCTGGCTCCAGATCAGTCATCCGGGACGCCAGCTTTACAAGAGCTTGGGAGAGACTGCCGTTTCGCCCTCTGGTGTGGAGCTCAACCTTGGCAAGTTCTCATCACTCTTCGCACCCGTCCGCAGGCTCGAAGTGGGCGAGATCGAAGCGATCATCACGCGTTTTGCAGACACTGCGGAGTTGGCCGAACAAGCAGGCTTTGATGGTGTCCAGATCCACGGTGCGCATGGCTATCTTATCAGCCAGTTCCTCTCGCCGCTCACCAATAAGCGCGATGATGAATGGGGTGGCAGCCTTGAAAATCGCGCGCGCTTCCTGTTGCGGATTGTTGAAGCGGTGCGTCAGCGTGTGAAGCTCAGCTTCGGTGTGGGCCTCAAGCTTAACTCGGCTGACTTTCAGCGCGGTGGCTTCGAATTCGAAGACGCAAGGCAAGTGTTGGAATGGCTTAATGGTCACGGGCTCGATTTTGTCGAGCTGTCAGGCGGCAGCTATGAGAGCCCCGCGATGCAAGGCAATCCGCAGGAAGGCTCAACCCCAAGTTCTTCAACGGCCGCGCGCGAGACCTACTTTATCGATTTCGCCCGTCAGATCGCGAAAGTCGCCGATATGCCGATCATGGTGACAGGCGGCATCACGAAGATGGAAGTTGCTGAAGCCGCGCTGGCGAAGGATGAAACGGGCTTTGGCGTACAATTGCTGGGCATTGCGCGTGCGCTGGCCAGCGATCCGGATCTGCCAAAGCATTGGCGTGAAGGAACGAATGCCAACGTTTCGCTTCCGCAAGCCGGCTTCAAGGATGCCACCCTCAATGGCCTCGCGACTATGGCGCTGACCAAGCAACAGCTTGAGAAAATGGCCAAAAACAAGCCGCCGGGTGATGGCGGTTCAGCTGTTATCGCGCTAGTGGCCGATCAATATCGCGCGGCAAAGCGCGCCAAGGGCTACCGCAAGTGGCGGGCGAACTGA
- a CDS encoding acyl-CoA thioesterase: MTTSFTRKFTALPEHIDELGHVNNTVWVGWVQDIATAHWDAAARPEDNAQFFWVVIRHEIDYRGNIAAGESVTGDTWIDGPAKGAKSDRRVDFRNAAGKVIVSARTTWAMLDRKTQRLVRVRPEVIAPFQLSGE, from the coding sequence TTGACCACTAGCTTCACCAGAAAGTTCACGGCGTTGCCCGAGCACATTGACGAGCTCGGGCATGTCAACAATACCGTCTGGGTCGGCTGGGTTCAGGATATCGCCACCGCGCATTGGGATGCAGCCGCGCGGCCGGAAGACAATGCGCAATTCTTCTGGGTCGTGATCCGGCACGAGATCGATTACCGCGGCAATATCGCAGCGGGCGAAAGTGTGACCGGAGATACGTGGATCGACGGGCCTGCCAAAGGCGCGAAATCTGATCGCCGGGTCGACTTCCGCAACGCGGCGGGCAAGGTGATCGTCTCTGCGCGCACCACCTGGGCCATGCTCGACCGCAAAACACAGCGGCTTGTGCGCGTTCGCCCTGAAGTGATAGCGCCCTTTCAGCTATCGGGGGAATAA
- a CDS encoding OprO/OprP family phosphate-selective porin codes for MKRALLLSAAAGALCFTSPAIAQDNSELSAELAEMRAAMAAMAARIDTLEAELAEAESKADVAATQAAAASQAASAASETASAAVAAAEAADAGASIAFKGAPEIKADGGWSFKPRGRLQYDAGITSVPSSTGRSDGFGSEARRARLGVSGDMPGGFAYKFEVDFAGNDVAVTDAIISYEAGDAEISVGQMNTFQSLEELTSSLHTSFIERAAFTDAFGFERRVGAAATFSSGDLLIQTGLFTDNLEDLSNKNWSADGRVVFNPKAGDTQLHFGGSVHYSDLETGETVRYRQRPLVHFTSERFINTGNLGATSEFGFGLEGAFIAGPFHSAAEGYWQSVNLPMGADDPTFFGGYAEIGYFLTSGDTRGYKGGKFDRTKPANPVGEGGIGSIQLNARYDRLDLSDAGIVGGTQDGYFLSLVWKPTDYTMLLANYGKLDYSNAVHPTATGDTDYSADVIGVRAQIDF; via the coding sequence ATGAAACGTGCATTGCTTTTGTCAGCAGCGGCTGGCGCCCTTTGTTTTACTTCACCCGCCATCGCGCAGGACAATTCCGAGCTTTCTGCAGAGCTCGCTGAAATGCGTGCGGCAATGGCTGCGATGGCAGCCAGGATTGACACGCTTGAAGCGGAACTTGCTGAAGCGGAATCCAAGGCAGACGTCGCAGCGACGCAGGCCGCAGCAGCGTCGCAAGCTGCATCTGCCGCAAGCGAGACGGCAAGTGCGGCGGTCGCAGCAGCTGAAGCGGCGGACGCGGGCGCAAGCATTGCCTTCAAAGGCGCGCCTGAAATCAAGGCCGATGGCGGCTGGAGTTTCAAGCCACGCGGTCGCTTGCAATATGACGCAGGCATTACATCAGTACCTTCATCGACTGGCCGCAGCGACGGTTTCGGTAGCGAAGCGCGTCGCGCACGCCTGGGCGTCTCTGGCGATATGCCCGGCGGTTTTGCCTACAAGTTCGAAGTCGACTTCGCGGGCAACGATGTGGCCGTCACCGATGCGATCATCTCATACGAAGCTGGTGATGCAGAAATCAGCGTTGGCCAGATGAATACCTTCCAGTCACTGGAAGAACTGACCAGTTCGCTCCATACCAGCTTTATCGAGCGCGCGGCCTTCACCGACGCTTTCGGTTTCGAACGCCGGGTCGGTGCGGCCGCCACCTTCAGCAGCGGCGATCTTCTGATCCAGACAGGTCTCTTCACTGACAATTTGGAAGATCTTTCCAATAAGAACTGGAGCGCGGATGGCCGCGTGGTCTTCAATCCGAAGGCCGGCGACACTCAACTGCATTTCGGCGGCTCGGTTCACTATTCCGACCTCGAAACCGGCGAGACCGTTCGCTATCGCCAGCGTCCATTGGTCCACTTCACGTCAGAGCGTTTCATCAACACTGGCAATCTGGGCGCAACCAGCGAATTTGGATTTGGTCTTGAAGGCGCGTTCATCGCTGGCCCGTTCCACAGCGCGGCTGAAGGCTATTGGCAGAGCGTCAACCTGCCAATGGGCGCTGATGATCCGACCTTCTTCGGCGGCTATGCCGAAATCGGTTACTTCCTGACAAGCGGCGACACGCGCGGCTACAAGGGCGGCAAGTTTGACCGCACCAAACCAGCCAATCCTGTCGGCGAAGGCGGCATCGGTTCGATCCAGCTCAACGCACGCTATGATCGCCTCGACCTCAGCGATGCCGGTATCGTAGGCGGGACACAGGACGGCTATTTCCTGTCGCTGGTGTGGAAGCCAACCGACTACACCATGCTGCTCGCGAATTATGGTAAGCTCGACTATTCGAATGCTGTTCACCCGACCGCAACCGGCGATACGGATTACAGCGCAGATGTAATCGGCGTTCGCGCTCAGATCGATTTCTGA
- a CDS encoding substrate-binding domain-containing protein: protein MRFVKTTCLLAISSLALAACGEGAGGGTRDSIRAVGSSTVFPFAKQVAENFSRANPEFNSPLIESTGTGGGMNLFCAGVGASTPDMVNASRRMKMSEFETCQENGVTEIVELQVGLDGIAFASAQGGLMMNLSPKIVYEALAANPYGGEQTNETWSDVDPSLPNEPIFVYGPPSTSGTRDALKELVLEVGCKTNEDMKALKESDEDRYDQVCTEVRADGKYVDQGEQDNLIVQKIESNPRSIGVFGFSYLEENAGKVQGLPMNGVDPTYANISNFSYPGARPLFVYVKAAHRSAIRGLDEYLQEWVSSWGPDGALTKIGLVPSPEAERAKNELAAKNYVTITADDLSK from the coding sequence ATGCGTTTTGTAAAAACAACCTGCCTTCTGGCAATTTCGAGCCTCGCCCTTGCCGCTTGCGGTGAAGGTGCCGGCGGCGGCACCCGCGACTCAATTCGCGCGGTTGGCTCTTCAACGGTTTTTCCGTTTGCCAAGCAAGTGGCGGAAAACTTCTCTCGCGCTAACCCCGAATTCAATTCTCCGCTGATCGAATCGACCGGCACTGGCGGCGGTATGAACCTGTTCTGCGCTGGCGTTGGCGCAAGCACCCCTGACATGGTCAATGCATCGCGCCGCATGAAGATGTCTGAGTTTGAAACCTGCCAGGAAAACGGTGTGACGGAAATCGTCGAGTTGCAGGTCGGTCTTGACGGAATCGCATTTGCATCCGCGCAAGGCGGGTTGATGATGAACCTTTCCCCCAAGATCGTTTATGAAGCGCTGGCAGCCAATCCGTATGGCGGCGAGCAGACCAATGAAACATGGTCCGATGTTGATCCTTCGCTCCCGAATGAGCCGATCTTTGTCTATGGCCCGCCGTCCACCTCGGGCACTCGCGATGCTCTGAAAGAGCTCGTCCTTGAAGTTGGCTGCAAGACCAATGAAGACATGAAAGCTCTGAAAGAAAGCGATGAAGATCGCTATGATCAGGTTTGCACTGAAGTGCGCGCTGACGGCAAATATGTCGACCAGGGTGAGCAGGACAATCTGATCGTGCAGAAGATCGAGAGCAACCCGCGCTCGATCGGTGTGTTCGGCTTCAGCTATCTCGAAGAGAATGCCGGCAAGGTGCAGGGCTTGCCGATGAACGGCGTGGACCCAACCTATGCGAACATCTCCAACTTCTCTTATCCCGGTGCTCGCCCGCTTTTCGTTTATGTGAAGGCTGCGCACCGCAGCGCGATCCGCGGCCTTGACGAGTATTTGCAAGAGTGGGTCAGTAGCTGGGGGCCGGATGGTGCTCTGACCAAGATCGGCTTGGTGCCTTCACCAGAAGCCGAGCGCGCGAAGAACGAGCTCGCTGCAAAGAACTATGTCACAATCACAGCTGACGACCTCAGCAAGTAA